In the genome of Cryptomeria japonica chromosome 8, Sugi_1.0, whole genome shotgun sequence, one region contains:
- the LOC131044192 gene encoding glutamate receptor 3.3, translated as MASRGNYGYEVALDTTNGKLARTAIELAVEDVNRNTSVLNGTILNIHIRDSKQDALTGASAALELIRKGCVSIVGPQTSVVAEFVGYLGVAAHVPVVTFGATNPSLSMHRYPYFIRTVPNDKMQMRAIAKLVDLYRWRDVALVYDDMGTGAVPAITDALREVEANIVLKAAVPPQANVSSMRKLLEDELMGLESRVFIVHMHDDLALMLFSEASKLGMIGSEYVWIITDACANLLDWFNITSLLSMNGVLGIRRTLPQTDQRKMNEFAKRWKQRRRAQNPTIQKLELNARALVAYDTTWALAYAIDHLLRQGSFNGGFSATSSSTEILNFKFFDGGEDLLNQILDTRLGLSGPVRISRERDESLECSYDIINVIGNSYKVVGSWTEKGLNISSKHVVHWGGGSRKTPRGWVKPAPGKKYKIAVPWLRGFTQFIRVKPDLANAGAQNQIYEITGFSIDVFSSVLKRMDYKLPYELIPYGTGNVTAGYYDDLVYQVYLQKFDAVVGDVTVLANRSKYVDFTQPYTESGLIMVVALSDKRSSDSWAFLRPFTPAMWIATFTFFIFTGGVVWCLEHRQNRQFRGTPRKQVFTLIWFSFSTLFTTQRERIVSSLGKAVVLIWLFVAFVLVSSYTASLSSMLTEREIVPKVESVESLITQNLPIGYRQGSFIDKYLEQQLGVNKSVLRPYSSAQEYVIALKKGPSNGGVAAVFGGQTIAEKIFLSTGCKDFEKLGPTYKTGGFAFVFPKGSPLVSDISKAILNLSESKDMQEIRKRWLHSSESKCSLESGGVESNKLSLKNFWGIFLLTGCVSFLTLVYYLCRLIYRFVHKNENSSHVNSVSTRLRKFANYADKKEISTPKRKRYKTASLPKETSASISSESRP; from the exons ATGGCCAGCAGAGGCAATTATGGGTATGAAGTTGCG TTAGACACAACTAATGGAAAACTAGCTAGGACTGCTATTGAATTGGCGGTTGAAGACGTAAATAGAAATACCAGCGTTCTGAATGGCACGATCCTTAATATTCATATCCGAGACTCCAAACAAGATGCACTGACAGGCGCTTCTGCAG CATTGGAACTGATAAGAAAAGGATGTGTAAGCATAGTCGGTCCACAGACATCCGTGGTGGCTGAGTTCGTTGGGTATTTGGGCGTTGCAGCGCATGTTCCAGTTGTGACATTTGGTGCAACAAATCCCTCTCTCTCCATGCATCGATACCCTTACTTCATTCGTACAGTACCCAATGATAAAATGCAAATGAGGGCAATAGCAAAGCTGGTAGACCTGTATAGATGGAGGGATGTGGCACTTGTGTATGATGATATGGGGACAGGGGCCGTCCCCGCCATAACGGATGCCTTGAGAGAAGTGGAGGCAAATATTGTTTTGAAAGCTGCAGTGCCTCCCCAGGCCAACGTCTCTTCAATGAGAAAGCTTCTTGAGGATGAGCTGATGGGGTTGGAGTCGCGAGTATTTATCGTGCATATGCATGATGATTTAGCTTTAATGCTGTTTTCCGAGGCGTCCAAATTAGGAATGATAGGCAGTGAGTATGTATGGATCATTACCGATGCATGTGCCAACCTACTGGACTGGTTCAATATTACTTCTCTCCTTTCAATGAATGGTGTGTTGGGGATCAGAAGAACACTCCCACAAACCGATCAGCGAAAGATGAATGAATTTGCTAAAAGATGGAAGCAGCGGCGTAGAGCACAGAATCCTACAATACAAAAACTGGAATTAAATGCCCGTGCACTTGTTGCATATGATACAACATGGGCGCTTGCTTATGCAATCGATCATCTTCTGCGTCAGGGATCGTTTAATGGTGGTTTCTCAGCGACCTCTAGCAGCACCGAGATTTTAAATTTCAAGTTTTTTGACGGTGGAGAGGATTTGCTTAATCAGATTCTTGACACACGTCTTGGCCTTAGTGGCCCTGTTCGAATAAGTCGAGAAAGGGATGAATCTTTGGAGTGCTCATATGATATAATAAATGTGATTGGAAATAGTTATAAAGTAGTAGGGTCGTGGACAGAAAAGGGCCTGAATATATCGTCGAAACACGTAGTCCATTGGGGCGGTGGATCAAGAAAGACGCCACGTGGGTGGGTGAAACCTGCGCCAGGCAAAAAATATAAAATAGCGGTGCCTTGGCTGCGAGGGTTTACACAATTCATCCGAGTAAAACCAGATCTTGCTAACGCTGGTGCACAAAACCAGATTTATGAGATTACGGGCTTCTCCATTGATGTGTTCAGCTCAGTGCTCAAAAGAATGGACTACAAATTGCCCTATGAATTGATACCTTATGGAACTGGCAATGTCACTGCGGGCTACTATGATGACCTCGTCTACCAGGTCTATCTCCAG AAATTCGATGCGGTTGTGGGAGATGTAACGGTGCTTGCAAATCGTAGCAAGTATGTGGATTTCACACAGCCGTATACGGAGTCGGGTCTGATAATGGTGGTAGCACTTTCAGACAAGCGATCAAGTGACTCCTGGGCCTTCCTGCGCCCCTTTACTCCAGCCATGTGGATAGCTACTTTTACATTTTTCATATTCACGGGAGGTGTTGTTTGGTGTCTGGAGCACAGACAAAATAGGCAATTTAGAGGGACGCCTCGGAAACAAGTCTTCACACTCATCTG GTTTTCCTTTTCCACCCTCTTCACTACTCAAA GGGAAAGGATTGTAAGCAGCCTGGGTAAAGCAGTGGTCCTTATTTGGCTTTTTGTAGCTTTTGTGTTAGTGTCTAGTTACACCGCCAGCCTGTCGTCGATGCTTACTGAGAGAGAAATTGTGCCGAAGGTTGAGAGCGTTGAATCTCTGATCACCCAAAATTTGCCCATCGGGTATCGACAGGGATCTTTCATAGACAAGTATTTAGAACAACAGCTCGGTGTGAATAAAAGCGTACTTCGCCCATATTCATCTGCACAAGAGTATGTCATTGCACTGAAGAAGGGACCTAGTAACGGAGGGGTGGCTGCCGTATTTGGTGGGCAAACTATTGCCGAAAAAATATTTTTGTCAACAGGATGCAAAGACTTTGAGAAACTTGGTCCCACGTACAAAACGGGAGGCTTCGCATTT GTGTTTCCAAAGGGGTCTCCGCTGGTTTCAGACATCTCCAAGGCTATATTAAATCTTTCAGAAAGCAAAGATATGCAAGAAATTCGAAAAAGGTGGCTCCACTCAAGTGAAAGCAAATGCAGCTTGGAGTCTGGTGGAGTCGAATCAAACAAATTGAGCCTCAAAAACTTTTGGGGAATATTTTTGCTGACAGGATGTGTATCTTTTCTCACCCTTGTCTACTATTTGTGTCGCTTGATCTATCGATTTGTGCACAAAAATGAAAATTCATCTCATGTTAACTCTGTATCCACCCGATTGCGAAAGTTTGCCAATTATGCAGACAAGAAGGAGATCTCAACACCAAAAAGAAAGAGATATAAGACCGCCTCTTTGCCAAAGGAAACCTCCGCTTCCATTTCCTCTGAAAGTCGTCCTTGA